Within the Dehalococcoidales bacterium genome, the region ATAAACAAGCAGCTCACCAGCAGCAGCAGTCCCCGTTTCTTGTTGGGCAGGGAGGCCAGCACCAGGGAGCCAGCGATGGCGCCGATACCTGAGGTGCTCATCAGTATCCCCATACCGGCAGGACCGACCTTGAGAATATCCTCCGTAAAAACAGGCAGCATCATCATGTAGGGCATGGAGAGGATAACGGCGAAGAGCGTAAAAGCGAGGGTAACCATGATATGGGTTTCCCGGCGGATATACTGAAATCCTTCCTTAATGTCAGCCAGGGCGCCTCTGCCGCGGAGGCTTATCATACCGGTACGGGGCAAAAAGCTGATAAAGACGATAGCCGCACAGAAGAGGACGGTCATGAGATAGAAGACCGCCTGGAAATCGAAGGCGGCAATGAGGAAACCGGCCAGCGCCGGGGCCAGGAGGCGGAGGACATTCATACCCATAGTATTCAGTGACACCGCATTCATCAGGTCTTCCTCGCTGACAATCTCGCGGATGATTGCCTGGCGCGCGGGTTGCATGATACCCCAGGATGTCCCCTGGAGTACAGACGCTACCATGAGAATCCACCACGAACCCTCTCGTTCCGCGCTCAGGTAGCCCAGGGTCAAAGAAAGGGCCACTCCCAGAGAGACAATGGCTGAAGCCGCCTGACCGGCAATGATGATATTCTTCTTCTGCACCCTGTCAGCCATGACCCCACCCCAGAGGGAGAGGAAGAGCATAGGCAAAGAATTAGCCAGGGACATCAAGCCGAGAATAGCCGCCGAACCGGTGAGCTGGTAGATGAGCAGAGAACGGACCAGCATCTGCATATTCTGAGGCGCCATATTGCAGATTAAACCGCCATAAAAGATACGGTAGACCGGATTTTTAAGAGCGGTAAA harbors:
- a CDS encoding MFS transporter, whose amino-acid sequence is MKNKANGYAGIDTGLDIEEGGRGKMSLRSLRNLRTFTALKNPVYRIFYGGLICNMAPQNMQMLVRSLLIYQLTGSAAILGLMSLANSLPMLFLSLWGGVMADRVQKKNIIIAGQAASAIVSLGVALSLTLGYLSAEREGSWWILMVASVLQGTSWGIMQPARQAIIREIVSEEDLMNAVSLNTMGMNVLRLLAPALAGFLIAAFDFQAVFYLMTVLFCAAIVFISFLPRTGMISLRGRGALADIKEGFQYIRRETHIMVTLAFTLFAVILSMPYMMMLPVFTEDILKVGPAGMGILMSTSGIGAIAGSLVLASLPNKKRGLLLLVSCLFMGIALVAFASSSSWTLSLIFIVFVGLGQTGRMTLANTLLQYYSTDEYRGRVMSIYMMEFGLTSFGTFAAGLMAESIGVQWAIGGFAVTLIIISILALFFLPRLRRLD